From a region of the Rhinolophus sinicus isolate RSC01 linkage group LG04, ASM3656204v1, whole genome shotgun sequence genome:
- the CCDC107 gene encoding coiled-coil domain-containing protein 107 isoform X1 yields the protein MASLVSLAGVLGLLLASALPGVRGDHPSPDLRAYPGDPTQVGPRATEARRRPQPKDQHERARARALPLGALYTAAVVAFVLYKCLQQGKDEAAVLQEKADKKESLQSEQQLAQLTQQLAQTEQHLNNLMAQLDPLFERVTTLAGAQQELLNMKLHTIHQLLQKNKPNEGVEFPEPEVSIPFPEDLCIKEDEEDAGNSQAWEEPLNWSTETRNLAAPWGVEQGLRRRCTKAVAKGPNHSPCQEGGTAAEGLIKQSLLL from the exons ATGGCGAGCTTAGTCTCCCTTGCGGGTGTGCTGGGGCTGCTACTTGCGTCTGCACTGCCTGGGGTCCGCGGAGACCACCCCAGCCCTGACCTCCGGGCATACCCAG GGGACCCCACCCAGGTCGGCCCTAGAGCCACGGAAGCCCGGCGGCGCCCGCAGCCCAAGGATCAGCACGAGCGAGCCCGGGCCAGGGCGTTGCCTTTGGGGGCGCTGTACACCGCGGCTGTCGTGGCTTTTGTGCTGTACAAGTGTTTGCAG CAGGGGAAAGATGAGGCTGCTGTTCTCCAAGAGAAGGCAGACAAGAAGGAATCATTGCAGTCAG AGCAACAGCTGGCCCAGCTGACTCAACAGCTGGCCCAGACAGAGCAACACCTGAACAATCTGATGGCCCAGCTGGACCCCCTTTTTGAGCG TGTGACTACCCTAGCCGGAGCCCAGCAGGAGCTTCTGAACATGAAATTACACACCATCCACCAGCTACTACAAAAGAACAAGCCAAACGAGGGTGTGGAGTTTCCAGAACCAG AGGTCAGCATACCCTTTCCTGAGGACTTATGTATAAAGGAGGACGAGGAGGATGCTGGTAACAGTCAGGCCTGGGAGGAGCCCCTAAACTGGAGCACAGAGACAAGGAACCTAGCTGCTCCCTGGGGAGTGGAGCAGGGGCTAAGAAGAAGATGCACCAAGGCTGTGGCAAAGGGCCCCAATCACAGCCCCTGCCAGGAAGGAGGGACAGCGGCTGAAGGTTTAATAAAACAAAGTCTGTTGTTGTGA
- the CCDC107 gene encoding coiled-coil domain-containing protein 107 isoform X2, which translates to MASLVSLAGVLGLLLASALPGVRGDHPSPDLRAYPGDPTQVGPRATEARRRPQPKDQHERARARALPLGALYTAAVVAFVLYKCLQGKDEAAVLQEKADKKESLQSEQQLAQLTQQLAQTEQHLNNLMAQLDPLFERVTTLAGAQQELLNMKLHTIHQLLQKNKPNEGVEFPEPEVSIPFPEDLCIKEDEEDAGNSQAWEEPLNWSTETRNLAAPWGVEQGLRRRCTKAVAKGPNHSPCQEGGTAAEGLIKQSLLL; encoded by the exons ATGGCGAGCTTAGTCTCCCTTGCGGGTGTGCTGGGGCTGCTACTTGCGTCTGCACTGCCTGGGGTCCGCGGAGACCACCCCAGCCCTGACCTCCGGGCATACCCAG GGGACCCCACCCAGGTCGGCCCTAGAGCCACGGAAGCCCGGCGGCGCCCGCAGCCCAAGGATCAGCACGAGCGAGCCCGGGCCAGGGCGTTGCCTTTGGGGGCGCTGTACACCGCGGCTGTCGTGGCTTTTGTGCTGTACAAGTGTTTGCAG GGGAAAGATGAGGCTGCTGTTCTCCAAGAGAAGGCAGACAAGAAGGAATCATTGCAGTCAG AGCAACAGCTGGCCCAGCTGACTCAACAGCTGGCCCAGACAGAGCAACACCTGAACAATCTGATGGCCCAGCTGGACCCCCTTTTTGAGCG TGTGACTACCCTAGCCGGAGCCCAGCAGGAGCTTCTGAACATGAAATTACACACCATCCACCAGCTACTACAAAAGAACAAGCCAAACGAGGGTGTGGAGTTTCCAGAACCAG AGGTCAGCATACCCTTTCCTGAGGACTTATGTATAAAGGAGGACGAGGAGGATGCTGGTAACAGTCAGGCCTGGGAGGAGCCCCTAAACTGGAGCACAGAGACAAGGAACCTAGCTGCTCCCTGGGGAGTGGAGCAGGGGCTAAGAAGAAGATGCACCAAGGCTGTGGCAAAGGGCCCCAATCACAGCCCCTGCCAGGAAGGAGGGACAGCGGCTGAAGGTTTAATAAAACAAAGTCTGTTGTTGTGA
- the ARHGEF39 gene encoding rho guanine nucleotide exchange factor 39 isoform X1, which produces MESSGPAARCPLQEQRARWERKRACTARELLETERRYQEQLGLVTTYFVGILRAKGTLRPPERQALFGPWELIYGASQELLPYLEEGHWGQGLEGFCPHLELYIQFAANSERSQTTLQEQLKKSKRFRRFLRLQEGRPEFGGLQLQDLLPLPLQRLQQYEHLVVALAENTSPNSPDHHQLTRAARLISETAQRVHTIGQKQKNAQHLRRVQALLSGRRAKGLTSGRWFLRQGWLLVVPPHGEPRPRMFFLFSDVLLMAKPRPPLHLLQSGTFACRALYPMAQCQLHRVFGHSGGPCGGLLSLSFPQEKLLLMSTDQEELLRWYHSLTLAISSQKN; this is translated from the exons ATGGAGAGCTCGGGCCCCGCAGCTCGGTGCCCGTTGCAAGAGCAGCGTGCCCGCTGGGAGCGGAAACGCGCCTGCACCGCCCGGGAGCTGCTGGAGACCGAGCGGCGCTACCAGGAACAGCTAGGGCTGGTGACCACG TACTTCGTGGGCATTCTGAGAGCCAAGGGCACCCTGCGACCACCAGAGCGCCAGGCCCTGTTTGGGCCCTGGGAGCTCATTTACGGCGCCAGCCA AGAGCTGCTTCCCTACCTGGAAGAAGGGCACTGGGGACAGGGACTGGAGGGCTTCTGCCCCCACCTGGAGCTCTACATCCAATTTGCTGCCAACTCAGAGAGGTCCCAGACCACCCTGCAG GAGCAACTAAAGAAAAGCAAACGTTTCCGGAGGTTCTTGAGGCTTCAGGAAGGCCGCCCTGAGTTTGGGGGTCTTCAGCTCCAGGacctgctccctctgcctctgcAGAGGCTCCAGCA GTATGAGCATCTTGTCGTTGCTTTGGCGGAAAACACAAGTCCCAACAGCCCTGACCACCACCAACTCACAC GGGCTGCTCGGTTGATAAGTGAGACTGCCCAGAGAGTCCACACCATTGGTCAGAAACAGAAGAATGCCCAGCACCTCCGGCGTGTCCAGGCTCTGCTCAGTGGACGCCGGGCAAAGGGGCTTACCTCAG GTCGCTGGTTCCTACGCCAGGGCTGGCTGTTGGTGGTGCCTCCCCATGGGGAGCCTCGGCCCCGaatgttcttcctcttctctgacGTGCTCCTCATGGCCAAGCCTCGACCCCCACTGCACCTACTGCAGAGTGGCACCTTTGCCTGCCGGGCCCTCTACCCCATGGCCCAGTGTCAACTCCACAGGGTCTTTGGCCACTCAGGAGGCCCTTGTGGTGGACTGCTCAGC TTGTCCTTTCCCCAGGAGAAGCTACTGCTTATGTCCACAGACCAGGAGGAACTGTTGCGCTGGTACCACAGTCTGACTTTGGCCATCAG cAGCCAGAAGAACTAG
- the ARHGEF39 gene encoding rho guanine nucleotide exchange factor 39 isoform X3, whose product MESSGPAARCPLQEQRARWERKRACTARELLETERRYQEQLGLVTTYFVGILRAKGTLRPPERQALFGPWELIYGASQELLPYLEEGHWGQGLEGFCPHLELYIQFAANSERSQTTLQEQLKKSKRFRRFLRLQEGRPEFGGLQLQDLLPLPLQRLQQYEHLVVALAENTSPNSPDHHQLTRRWFLRQGWLLVVPPHGEPRPRMFFLFSDVLLMAKPRPPLHLLQSGTFACRALYPMAQCQLHRVFGHSGGPCGGLLSLSFPQEKLLLMSTDQEELLRWYHSLTLAISSQKN is encoded by the exons ATGGAGAGCTCGGGCCCCGCAGCTCGGTGCCCGTTGCAAGAGCAGCGTGCCCGCTGGGAGCGGAAACGCGCCTGCACCGCCCGGGAGCTGCTGGAGACCGAGCGGCGCTACCAGGAACAGCTAGGGCTGGTGACCACG TACTTCGTGGGCATTCTGAGAGCCAAGGGCACCCTGCGACCACCAGAGCGCCAGGCCCTGTTTGGGCCCTGGGAGCTCATTTACGGCGCCAGCCA AGAGCTGCTTCCCTACCTGGAAGAAGGGCACTGGGGACAGGGACTGGAGGGCTTCTGCCCCCACCTGGAGCTCTACATCCAATTTGCTGCCAACTCAGAGAGGTCCCAGACCACCCTGCAG GAGCAACTAAAGAAAAGCAAACGTTTCCGGAGGTTCTTGAGGCTTCAGGAAGGCCGCCCTGAGTTTGGGGGTCTTCAGCTCCAGGacctgctccctctgcctctgcAGAGGCTCCAGCA GTATGAGCATCTTGTCGTTGCTTTGGCGGAAAACACAAGTCCCAACAGCCCTGACCACCACCAACTCACAC GTCGCTGGTTCCTACGCCAGGGCTGGCTGTTGGTGGTGCCTCCCCATGGGGAGCCTCGGCCCCGaatgttcttcctcttctctgacGTGCTCCTCATGGCCAAGCCTCGACCCCCACTGCACCTACTGCAGAGTGGCACCTTTGCCTGCCGGGCCCTCTACCCCATGGCCCAGTGTCAACTCCACAGGGTCTTTGGCCACTCAGGAGGCCCTTGTGGTGGACTGCTCAGC TTGTCCTTTCCCCAGGAGAAGCTACTGCTTATGTCCACAGACCAGGAGGAACTGTTGCGCTGGTACCACAGTCTGACTTTGGCCATCAG cAGCCAGAAGAACTAG
- the ARHGEF39 gene encoding rho guanine nucleotide exchange factor 39 isoform X2, whose translation MESSGPAARCPLQEQRARWERKRACTARELLETERRYQEQLGLVTTYFVGILRAKGTLRPPERQALFGPWELIYGASQELLPYLEEGHWGQGLEGFCPHLELYIQFAANSERSQTTLQEQLKKSKRFRRFLRLQEGRPEFGGLQLQDLLPLPLQRLQQYEHLVVALAENTSPNSPDHHQLTRAARLISETAQRVHTIGQKQKNAQHLRRVQALLSGRRAKGLTSGRWFLRQGWLLVVPPHGEPRPRMFFLFSDVLLMAKPRPPLHLLQSGTFACRALYPMAQCQLHRVFGHSGGPCGGLLSLSFPQEKLLLMSTDQEELLRWYHSLTLAISQKN comes from the exons ATGGAGAGCTCGGGCCCCGCAGCTCGGTGCCCGTTGCAAGAGCAGCGTGCCCGCTGGGAGCGGAAACGCGCCTGCACCGCCCGGGAGCTGCTGGAGACCGAGCGGCGCTACCAGGAACAGCTAGGGCTGGTGACCACG TACTTCGTGGGCATTCTGAGAGCCAAGGGCACCCTGCGACCACCAGAGCGCCAGGCCCTGTTTGGGCCCTGGGAGCTCATTTACGGCGCCAGCCA AGAGCTGCTTCCCTACCTGGAAGAAGGGCACTGGGGACAGGGACTGGAGGGCTTCTGCCCCCACCTGGAGCTCTACATCCAATTTGCTGCCAACTCAGAGAGGTCCCAGACCACCCTGCAG GAGCAACTAAAGAAAAGCAAACGTTTCCGGAGGTTCTTGAGGCTTCAGGAAGGCCGCCCTGAGTTTGGGGGTCTTCAGCTCCAGGacctgctccctctgcctctgcAGAGGCTCCAGCA GTATGAGCATCTTGTCGTTGCTTTGGCGGAAAACACAAGTCCCAACAGCCCTGACCACCACCAACTCACAC GGGCTGCTCGGTTGATAAGTGAGACTGCCCAGAGAGTCCACACCATTGGTCAGAAACAGAAGAATGCCCAGCACCTCCGGCGTGTCCAGGCTCTGCTCAGTGGACGCCGGGCAAAGGGGCTTACCTCAG GTCGCTGGTTCCTACGCCAGGGCTGGCTGTTGGTGGTGCCTCCCCATGGGGAGCCTCGGCCCCGaatgttcttcctcttctctgacGTGCTCCTCATGGCCAAGCCTCGACCCCCACTGCACCTACTGCAGAGTGGCACCTTTGCCTGCCGGGCCCTCTACCCCATGGCCCAGTGTCAACTCCACAGGGTCTTTGGCCACTCAGGAGGCCCTTGTGGTGGACTGCTCAGC TTGTCCTTTCCCCAGGAGAAGCTACTGCTTATGTCCACAGACCAGGAGGAACTGTTGCGCTGGTACCACAGTCTGACTTTGGCCATCAG CCAGAAGAACTAG